The Lolium rigidum isolate FL_2022 chromosome 2, APGP_CSIRO_Lrig_0.1, whole genome shotgun sequence genomic interval tttgtggtggaccccacacactaaatgggccagccctttaacaggaaagtgggacccacctgtgtttttggcccggcccactatcttgttgggccggcccacttgctatatggtggaccccacacactaaatgggtcggccctttaacaggaaagtgggacccacctgcgtttttggcccggcccactatcttgttgggccggcccacttgctatatggtggaccccacatactaaatgggccggccctttaacatgaaagtgggacccacctatgtttttggcccggcccactatcttgttaggccggcccacttgctatacggtggaccccacgtacaaaatgggtcggccctttaacaggaaagtgggacccacctgtgtttttggcccggcccacttttcttgttgggccagcccacttgctatatggtggaccccacatactaaatgggtcggccctttaaaaggaaagtgggacccacctgtgtttttggcccggcccactatcttcttgggcTGACCCACttactatatggtggaccccacatactaaatgggccgggcctttaacaggaaagcgggacccacctgtgtttttggcccggcccactggcttgttgggccagcccatttgatctattgtggaccccacgtactaaatgggccggcccgatagcaggaaagtgggacccacatgctaattgggccagcccacttgctttaaggtggaccccactttgtaaatgggccggcccgataacaggaaagtgggtcccacaattCTTGTGGGcctgcccttttgcctgttgaccggtcaaatgagtgcattcggcccggcccacatgcttagtgggccggcccattaaagtttttgaCCAGTCaatcttagaggttaggcccggcccacgtaactaatggaccagcccagctatatagttgatcggtcaaactaagtcagctggcccggcccgcaaacttaatgggctggcccgcttaagacgtggcaggcctcgtgtgggcctaccatctaccacggggtttcaaccggttaacgccgttaactgccacttAACGGCGTCTACCACGtggcagtttgcatgacgtcagtagTCAACGggatcccggaaacacttctgcaacggtccaattttccgtggcggaagggcgcccaagcgcgacagaCCGAAAAAATcggcgtaggactttgcctgacgcagtttcgacaacgtgaacccatatcgtcgggttaggcccataggcgacaaaaaataccccttagcggacgattttgggacgttgtctatcataacttttcttgtagtggtaatctgctgttccattgggaattagatggttgcaacttaccgcttcgtggtcggcggctacgtgcgcaagtgtgtggagttgcgaatatcttgcagggttgagagctgttgcattggcgacagggaccaatcaagagatctcgttgcgtcatacaagttatcatccacttcatcaagttacctccgctgcaatcaccccgtgatcatcatcaccaccgttgcttactgagaagatcgggcaaccccatatCACTTGGgatcttcctcttttttcttctcgaccagcaccggattggccaacCACTCGGTATgaagtacttccacgatgaaaccggacaccagtaactttgtcacttcttctccaatgatttttctcctgtcttcagcaaaccggcaTAAGGGTTGCCTCACCGGTTTCGCATTCTTCCGGAAATTTAAAGAGTGCTCatccaactccctcggaacacccaccaagtcatcagtagaccaggcgaagatgctccgattctcacggaggaagctgacaagcgcgctttcctatgcctcactcaggccggcaccgatacgaacggtacgctctgggtatgccgggtccagcacgatgtcctttgtttccttcgtCGGCTTGAACGCCGGTGTTCCCAAGTTGCCACTCATGGCTGGTAAGTTCGACTCGCGAGGACCGAGCCGGTCACGCgtggtttgcatccttcttttttcctctgctaTCACTAGCGATTCGGCCAGAttcgatccggcggaagcggtttccaacGAGACCTTGtattttcccaccacagttaaggttcCACGAGGTGCTGGCATTTTCATCCTGAGATATgcggtatgagttgaggccatgaatgccgccaatgccggtctccccagcagtgcatggtaaggactgtccagatccaccacctcgaacaaaAGGTTCTCGACCCAGCAATTGTCACGGCCTCCAAATGATACATCCACCCGGATTTTTCCCATGGGAGAACAAGACAAACCCAGAACAATTCCATGGAATGTTGTGTCAGTTGGCTGCAACATGTTTtcggttatgcccagcgtatgcatggtatgccggtacatgatgtttatgctgctcccgttgtctatcagcaccttgctgaacttgactcgtgtcgttggcccatgcatgattgggtccacaaccaaAGCGTACCCACCCGGGTTTGGCATTATctttgggtgatccttgaacgaccaggtaatttcctgatctgaccatagcatgtactttggaactgccggcatcactgcaTTCACTTCCATAGAATGGCGATGAATACTTTGCTCGTCTATCGGCTCGGTGacaaacacaacacagcacaggtGCAGATCTTGATAAACATTCTGGCCCAAAGGTGCCGAGTGGTGGGCCTTGGTTAACACCTTGTGCCACCTGATTTACTTCTTCTGCTTCGAGGCCGGTTTGGCTGAGCTTGTACCGTAGCGCATTtgcccggtaagcggcggtggtggtaACCTTCCGGAACCTTGGTCCCTGGCATCTTTCACCATGCCTCTCTCCATTAACCTCTTGGTCTAGGTGCAATCTTTTGTCAGATGGTTCGCAGGTCTcgtcggattcggtgtgtgccaacgGCACGGCTGATCCATAGCGGACTCCATGGTGTATCTTTCTTCAATTTTCcacggtttcttttcaacccattgtttcttaggacccgcccacggttgCGATCCGGGTTTTTTGTCTTTGGCTTCCGCTGGCACCGGAATTGTCCTGTACCGCGGccacttgctgcggaccatacctccgatccggaaagTCTTCCCTTCAtttgttgtgccggttgtcccggtactGATCTTGGCGCGGCTGGCTCATTTGCGCCGGCTCAGCTtgaactgccggttgcattggatctcctAGCGCGTaactatctgccacacgtatcatttcagcCAAAGTTGCCGGCATGTTTCTTTGCAATTTCTGCCACAGCGGCGAGCCTCTCCGGCATCCATTGCAGAACCACGCAAtagcttgtgcttctatcaccccttcccaggagttccttgtggagttccaTGTTAAAGGTATTGAAATAAGACCTAGGACATGTCCAACAATTTAATTAAGGTTGGATGAAATtagggttagcagttccggagCCTCAAAGGGGTaaattagttcttctaaaacaactaagGTTCAAATTTGTTTatcaatgcatgattttgtaaccaaattgtagatctcatttttctaattttttgatatatcatacatatttttatgatttaaaatgaattacttatgaattttacaagttttattcattttaaatcattttctaAAATTCTGGAAATTATTAAAAACCTGACAGACATGACCCAAATGTCATGGTTTTAAACATTTACGAAATTATGAAATATCTTACGGACCCTGGCCCACATGTCATATATTAAAATAAATACAAAAATGGATTTTCATAAAGTAGAAAATGGATGTTGATGCCATaatgacgtcagcgtgacgtcaaCCAGAGCTAAACCTCACAGGTCGAGCTCGCCCTTGATGATTTAGCGTACGTGGGGCTACGAGGGGAGGTGCGTTCGATGCGCGGGTTCACGGGGACctcatggtggcggcgccgcccatttTTGGTGGCCGGATTAGCACCGGCGACGTGGCCGAGCGGAGGCCGGCGGTGGCGCACGTGGCGGTGGCGCTACCAAGCGTTAGGGAGGACGACAAGGGCACCAGCAGAAAGAGGAGCTAACCAGGAGCGCCATGGTGTGGTTAGGGAGGTCGCGGGAGGTCGAAAGGTGACACGACCATCGGTGGAAGCGGCGGCCGGAGATGGGGAACCGAGCTCAATTACCTCGTTTCCGAGCTCCCTCGGTCGATTCCTCTGGCAGGAAAGGGTTTGGCGAGGAGGTGGAGAGGAAGGAGGCCTCATCGAAGCTCGGGGAGGCGCACATCAGCGGCGATTCACGAAGGCTGTCGCTAAGGTTTCGGGTACTGTAAAGAAAAACGAGGGAAAGGCAGAGGAGTGGCGTGCTAGGGTTTCTCGGCACCACGGCGAGGTACTTGTAGGCCTTGGAAGTTGGCGGCGTTGATCTTGGTGCAGGGGAGAAACGACGATGGCATCGGATAACAGTGGGAGCGACACCGAGCTGCTtccgctcgaggaggaagatgatgaagGGTTATCCAGGCTTGGGCCGAGATGGGCTTCTACTGGGCGACATGAGGAGAGGGGAAGGGCTAGGCCAGAATTGTCCTAAGCAGAGGGAACAAAGAAGCCTTTTCTTTCTCCAAAGTTTTTCCTGATTTTGTTTTTCAGACTATTTGTTGATTTGAAATTAATTTGATTTTTAACTTTTatgaaaaattcaaaatatcCACGACCTTGTTAACATATTAGAGAAGGGCCatgtattttatttgagaaacttTGAGACAAAATCCAAAGAATTTGAAATAGAGAGGAGAATAGCCAAAACTAGGGTTTcaaatttatttccattatgtatATTTTAAAGAAAAAATAACATGATTCTCATGATGCACAAATCATAATCTAAGCTTTattaaaacagggatgttacatgcGCGAGCTTCCCCGGGGgtgtgagcccccagttcgtccatcGGCGGGCGATGTGCTTGCGCGCACCCTCTGAACGGCTCCAtttgcgccgctccgcctccgtgtGGAAAAAGGGGGCCGCGGcggcgagtccccgccgcccaaACCACCGCCTCCCCTAGCGGAGCTTCCACCGCTAGCCATGGGGAGGTCGAGGTGCGGCGAAGCGCGCCGGCGATGCGACGATTTCTCATCGGAGAAGGTGGAGCGAGACTGCggagcggcggcagcggtggagggtagtagggtttggaaaccaaACTCCCCTCCACGGCCCGTTTTAATACGGGGCGAGCCTCGTGTTTCTCGGGCCCCGAGAAACTTTTACGGACCGGGCACCATTTCGGCTCTGTTTCTACAGTGCATTCGATTCAAACCCGTAAATCCACCGGAAAAGTTCAGTTCTAACAGTATTtatgagttcggttagagatgctctaaggagccCCGAGTGCTGGCTAGCCGTGTACGTAGGAATTACCCGGGTCCCTGTCCTTTCCGTGTTAACGAAAAAGAAAGAGAATTAGAGGCTGAGTTGGGCTATGAGTTGGGCTATCGGGGCGGGCTGTCTATGCAAGGCTTTTTTCTGACATCCTTCGTGGGACATTAGATCCAGACCGACCTTCCgatgaaaagaaaaacaaaatatcCGGCATAACCTTCCGCTCGAAACAAAAAACGAACCAGGCCGACTTCAGCCAGGCTTGGATCAGTTCGGCCCGGAACAATTTCAAGAAACTGTTCAATCTCAACCGCTTGGGTTCGAGATAGTCACGGGTTCGGGCCATGAGGTGCAATAAAGGAATTTGCTAAGGTACTATTTCCCTTATAATAAAGGGAGGTAGTCAGCAAAAGGATCCCACTATTTATATCCAACATAACTCGCGTTCCCCACTCCTTTTCACAATCCGGCGAGAAAGATATCAGGAAGAATAAGAGATACAAAGAAAGCGGAGGAGGGCGGAGCCGTCGATTTGTCTAGGTCGGCGTCGATTTTGGCGCGGTGGCCATGGGGATACTAGAGCTGATGAAATCGCTGTCCGTTAGAGGCCAGCCGCCGCGGATCTGCCGGACAATTTGTATGCCTCTTGCTCCAAGGCACTATGCATCTTCTTTAATTTGTGACTTCGTGTTTGATGTAATATGAGATCTGAGCTCACACATCTTATTCTTGATATTGTCTTTATTCTTTATAAAAAGTGATAAAACTTAAGATCTGAACTCACCACCTCTTATCCTTAATTTTTTCTAAGCATTACAGTCCCTTATTTTCAAAATAAGTGTCGTCTAAATTTGCATGTATGTAGACGTGTTTTAAtggtagatacattcaaatttagataaatttgcgaCACTTACTTTGGAACTTACTTTGGAACAAAGGCATACTAAATTTGTTACTCCCTctaatccataataagtgtcggaggTTTAGTTCAATTTAGTCTAAATTTGAACTGAATCTCCGACACTTATTACTTACCAGAGTAAATAGCGTACCAAAATGTCTAAGTAGTTGTTGTAGTGAACTCTGTTGTTAAGTTATAGTTTTGCGGCTAAATTTGTTGAATAATTCAACTTATTTTGTCTGGCTCATATATTGATTCATTGCATTTTTTATGACTGATTGTGAGTTTATGCGGctaagttgtttgttgttttgttgGGCTGCCCGCCATTGTCCATGTCAAACAAGTCTCGTCCTGTCTAATTGCTTAAATCGGGAAGAGTTTTGTTCAGAAGGATTAGTTTGGTGGTCATAGCATAAGGAATTGATTTTGCTGTGATTTTGGTGGAGAGGAATAATGCTGCGGTTTTGTACCAGACTGCTTATATGTGCATAAAGGCTTAATTTTGAGACAGTTTTGTGCATAAGGAACTAATTTTGTGGCTATACAAGTTTGTATGTCTGCAAATACTTTCCTTCAGTGATTGTGTAGTTGTGTAGGAGGATCCTCTCGGCTCTTCACTTCTTTTCCTTTCTTGCTTAGCAAGCCGTGATTATCGGAAAACCCATACTCCCCAAGACCCCCTACTCCCTATCCATCCCAGAGGATGCCAGCGGGCGAAGTCCTCACGGCGGCCCGGCCGCGGTGGGGCCCACGTTCTGATGGCCGGCGTGCTGGATCTCAGCATTGTGGCGCGATGGGAGTACGTGGTGGTGCTGCGGGCATCTGCCTGCGCATGAGGTCGAGAGGAAGACGGGACACAGCATTCCTGGTGCTGCAGAGGTGGCGGAGGTTTGGCGCCAAAATATGGGTGCCCCCTGGCACCTGCATCGCCCCAACCAACCCTCTCCCTCCTCCCACCCCTCTTGGCCGCCGCTGTTGGAGGATACCCGCATGCGAGCAGCACGGCTCTATGCTGGCCTGCTAGTTCCCATCTACTTCGACGCCAACGTTCCTACGCTTCCCTCCCCGTGTTGTTGGTCTTTTCCTGCTGACCTACACTGCCATCTCCGGTCTGCTCTGCATGCTGATGGCCTATGCTGTCAACGGCGACGCCACAGGGTGCTGTTACCTCCTTGGAGGTGTTGGCATGACCCCGACCAGACTTCCTCTTCGAgcaccaggggaaaccctaggcccggCCTGCTGGACTGGCCCGCAGCGGCGTCTCAgcgttgttcccttcttgaaggcaagTGTAGTACTGGAGTGCCTGATGCGGCACTTGGATGTTGGCGTTGTTTTGCTACAGCGTAGACTGCTACAGAAGGCGTGGACCTCCGAGGCACAATGTAGGCCGGCAGCAGCACTTCCCCGACGAAAGCTACACAAGTTCCGACCGGTCCTCGCCATTTCACCCGCTGACTCTCTAGGTACATTGGTGCAAGGTATATTGGCATGTTCGAGTCCCGGAGTTGCGACCCTCCCGGAGGCGTCTAGCAACGGCGATGATGCTGCCCTATTGCTCCGAGTCTCGACGCCTCACCATTCTTGGCCGGAGGCAAGGCCGGGCGAGGCCTAATGTCGTTGTCGGGCTGAAGTTAAGGACAGCTCCTCACCTAGTTGTAGTCGCTTGGTGAGGATGGTCGTCTGCGTGTGTGTTTTTGTGTCCCTCCTCTTTGGAGGTTGTACTCCCAATGTCTTCCTTTACAAAGAAATAAGACCTAAATTCTTTTTCGTTTTCTCAAACCCATATGCCCTATTTCGTGGagtgttatggtgctgctagagggatggcgcgagagggccggccgggggccttgcccacggccggtggcaagagggaagggatttccttcttaatttttgcttgattagattgatacgtctcctccTTATATaaagaggtttacttgacccctTATATaaagaggtttacttgacccttAAGAAAACGACCCTTATCTCACCCTAAAACTAACGGGCTATAccgccagcccaagcccattacgtactctaacactacaccccacctagacatgcagctcgtcctcgagctgcaatctaaacaaaccatgactcgacgcaacacaaacctaacacctaaaaacctaacacctaaaaacgagccttttacatgtcggcttgttttattactctcaacctgaaatggacTGAGACGCTTTATTCttgacccctgaacataaagtggacaccgTCCGCCAGTCGGACATGCTCCTATacagccacctggatcccatggaaaccagcggaacaaaaggagcccgcgcggcggccggcggcagaatgcagtggtgctacgcggtgcgcttctgtcggtgacaccatgccttctccctgctggatgactgtcgatggcgcagactttgaggtTGCTGCCCGCGGGAGAAACATCATGTCCCccgcccgtgggggaaaccgcatgcccaagatccccgacgcagcggacgagatcgaggtccgttgcgcaacgaagcgcaacttggaggagctgtagctgcagatcacgcatctcccgcacacgccgacgcactaggaggccgtGAGCAGCAGCCTCCAGCCTCACCgctgccgacacgtggcggatagcgatccaagccggaagcgatgacggcgacggagggaaacggacctggtggaagggcatcccgggcggtgtcgatgtagagcccagggccaaggtcgctcccacaccgccgaaaggcagggacggcgtcggtggcggcagccgctgctgcggtattggtggcgacggcagctgctgctgctgttgcagctgcccaccgaacTGCAGGGACGACGTCGGTGAGGAtagcagctgcagcggcggcgttggtggcggcggtagGCCGCTCGCTGTTGCTGTTGTagcgtcccggtggggaagaaggcggccagctgctggagaagagggacctGCGGCGCCAAGGTAGGGCCcggcccggagatggtggacagcggcagcggggactgcagcagcccgGCGTCGGGTGGCAGCGACGACAGTAGCAGCGTCGGCTGCAGCGGCCCGGCGATCGCGACGGAGACCGCCTGGTGCGTCGGCATAGGGACCGGCCAGGAAGAGGCGGATCTCCTGGACAGCAGTGgtgagatcgcggagggctgcggtgatctccgccggggagagaacggcggggacgtcggagtgcggcggcggcggcgggtgggaagaactcggtggagggctggacatgatcgaacctgGGAAAGCTgctagagggccggccgggggccttgcccacggccggtggcaagagggaagggatttccttcttaattcttgcttgattagattgatacatctcctctccttatatagagaggtttacttgacccctaagaaaactacccttatctctaattaaccctaagactaacgggctatcccgccagcccaagcccattacgtactctaacaTGGAGGCCTATGTTTTAAAGGAAAAATGGCGAGCGCACATTCTGAAGGGAGTATTGCAGTGGGACGTTTGCGATATTAGCAGAGTCATGCGTCACACGTAAATGCCCTGTAGCAGCTTCCTTGTGTTTTAAAAATCAAATGATAGCATCTTTGGTGTTTGCAACTACGCTCCTGACAGTATTCTAGGACTTTCTTCCTGCTGTATAGTGACTACTAACTGAACTGCAGATGATGGATCCACTTCTTCGGCCTCTACTATTATGGATTCACCTTGTCACCAAGGTGATGGTTCTCAATGTGCTGAAGTAATGGGGTCACAATTCCATTTTCCAGAGGTATGAGATGCTGATAAATAATGAAACTTTGTAGCTCTAagtgaaagaaaataaaaacatcttTGCTTCAAGCACTGGACACATTTCTGATGGTTGGGTTGTAGGAATTGGTGATGCATCTGTAATTTGTTAAAAGAAATAAATATTGTCAACCAATTAGATGTTAATTTGCCCGTATTGTTAATTTCATGGAAGCAAATGTTTTCTAATGCCTTTTGTCCCTGATGATTGTTtttccaggacattcttcatcaTATACATGCTCTCATGCTTATGAGAGATGCTGCTCGTGCTGCATGTGTGTCTCGTGGTTTTCTGCATTCTTGGAGATTCTATCCCAAACTCATCCTTGATATTAATACACTAGGACTAAACAAGGATGCATCTAAAGGAGTAATAACAGAGAAATTTATCACTAGAGTTGACCGCATCATGCACAATCATGCTGGCACGGGATTAAACATATTTAAACTTGTGACATACCCTTGTTCCAATATTCACCCTAGTTATGTTGACCGGTGGCTTGAAATTGCTATTACGCCCGCAACTAAAGAATTGACACTACAAATTACCCAAGGTGGTGAGATAGAATACAACTTCCCGTGTTCACTTTTATCTTCAGATAAGGGAAGCTCATTGCATTCTATTTTCCTTGCGGAATGTTCCTTGCACTCTGTGGTGCAAGTTGGTTCCATGCGTAGCTTGACAAGTGTGGGTTTGAGTTCAGTTCACATTACTGGGGAGGAACTATGTTGCTTCCTGTCCAATAGTTGCTCTTTGGAGTATTTGTGCCTTTCGCAGTGCGATGATATAACTTCTTTGAAGATACCTTGTGTGCTTTTGCGGTTTAATGTCTTGGATGTGACGAGTTGCAAACTTCTGGAGATGATTGAAAACAATGCTCCAAGGCTCTCCACTTTCAACTATAACGGACGTGTGATACA includes:
- the LOC124690431 gene encoding uncharacterized protein LOC124690431, whose translation is MVDSGSGDCSSPASGGSDDSSSVGCSGPAIATETAWCVGIGTGQEEADLLDSSGEIAEGCDDGSTSSASTIMDSPCHQGDGSQCAEVMGSQFHFPEDILHHIHALMLMRDAARAACVSRGFLHSWRFYPKLILDINTLGLNKDASKGVITEKFITRVDRIMHNHAGTGLNIFKLVTYPCSNIHPSYVDRWLEIAITPATKELTLQITQGGEIEYNFPCSLLSSDKGSSLHSIFLAECSLHSVVQVGSMRSLTSVGLSSVHITGEELCCFLSNSCSLEYLCLSQCDDITSLKIPCVLLRFNVLDVTSCKLLEMIENNAPRLSTFNYNGRVIHISLGASLQVSKLGMACAYEPDMLYYASTRLPSIAPNIQSLYLSTRDETVDTPMVLGRFLQLNYLEIELLRPTYSPDYDFCSLVSFIDASPNLRTFILRVSTHLSM